TTGCGCAGGCGGTAGCCATTCCGGTTGAGTATCCGCGCCATGGTGCTGGGGGCGGGCACTTGTCCACCGCTGAAACCCATGGCCTGTAACTGCCGGATGGCTTCCGCCGCCGTCAGGCGGGTGTAGGCGATGCTGCTGCGGAATGTCGGGTCTTGCTGGCTATGTGCTTCCGCCAGCGCCAGCAAGGCGGCTGCCGCTTCCGGCTGGGTTTCCTCCCAGCGCTTCTGGCCACAATACGCCGCCTGCGCACCCACGCAAACCATGCCGCTGCGCTGTTCCTCCAAACCCAACTGCACCCCCTCCCGACCCCAGCCAAAACACCTTTCAGTCTGGCGGGCGTTGCCTGCACAATATTTCCGGCTCATGTCCGCCTGGAACGCACGGCGGGTGCTGCCAGACATTTTCGAGGCCGCCAGTTTCAGGTCGGCTATCTGGGATTCACTCAGGATCGGGTTAGCTGTTTGGGGTTCGGGGGGCATGGGGATAGGGACTCCGCTTGTCGATAAGACAAGTGTAGCCATTGCGGGGGAATCTTTCAGGGAAATCCCCTTATGTCCAGGTATGGGATGGCGCGACTGCTTTTTCTCCTGTTGTGGACTTCGCGCTCAATTATCCCCGTGGCTGTCTGAATAACGGCGGTATGGGCAATTGTACTACTTACGGTAATGCTGCCTGGCAGGCATGGACACCTGCTTATCCATTCAGTAATTGGAGCACGCATGCTAATGGCTATCCCCAGCCGATGCTGTCCGATATTGAGTTCACCCCTGAAGGTGACATGGTATTGGGTTTTGCTGACCGTTTCGGGCACATGGATGGCAGCTATGCGGTAGAACCCCCATCAGCTGCTTTCAGCAGCCAAGAATTGACGATTTCGGGTGATGTCCTGCACGCTTGCAAGACGGGCGACAGCACCTGGGTAATGGAAAAGATGATCTCCGGTGAAGCTGCCTGCAGTACGGCAGGGAAGGGTTATGATGCAAACAAGCAAAACACGATTGACGAATATTACTTTGAAGATGACATGGGTACGATTGCGCCGGGTAACCACGCTGATGTCGGCGATGGTGGTCTCGGGGTCGTTTTAGGGTCAGGAACCATTATTTCCAGTGTGATGGATCCGGCCCGTAATGCGCCCTGGAATAGTGACGGTAAAGATCCATGGCAATCGCATGGCTTGCACTGGTATGACGGCATGACCGGGGCTTTTGATAAAGGTTACGTATTGGTTGACCAAGGCCAGCCCAATGATCAGCCTGTGTGGGGTAAGGGTAATGGTTTGGGTGATGTTGAGGTTTTATACCCGCCTGCTCCGGTCGAAATCGGTAACCGGGTATGGCTGGATAACGATGGTGATGGTATCCAGGATGCCGGTGAGGCGGGGATTCCCAATGTAACGGTCAAGCTGCTTTCCGGCTCTGGCGAAATTGCATCGGCAGTCACCGCAGCTGATGGCACGTACTATTTTTCCAATGGGCGGGAACCTCGACGGCCAGCCGGGTTTACGGTATTACCCAGTTGCAGCCCAATGCGGATTATACGGTTCGTTTCCCGACAGCTGTGACAGTTTCGGGGACAGATTACCAACTGACCAATGCTAATGCCGGAGGGAACAACCTGCTGGATTCAAATGCCCCGGCTTCTGGTGATGTCTTGGTGAGTACAAATGATATTCCGGCTCCGGGGGTAAACAACCATTCCTTCGATGTTGGGTATAAGAGTGCCCCTGTTGCCACGGCAGATTTGTCTCTGAGCAAAACGGTTATGCCCACAAGCGCCAACCGTGGCGATACGGTGGTGTATACCCTGACAGTAACCAACGACGGGCCAGATGCGGCTACTGACGTGAAGATAACAGACAAACTTCCGGTCGGACTGACTTTCGTTTCCCATAATGGGGCCGGCCCTGGCGTGTATGACGATGGTTCGGGCGTGTGGGATGTCGGTACGGTCGAAGTTGGTGGGGCGAATGCTGTGAGCTTGCAGATCACGGCAACAGTCGATTGATGCCTAACAATAATGTTGAAAACTCAATAGTGAAAAATTGTGGTAATAAAGGCAGGGCTGCGGGCAACATTAAACCGTTGAAAGTAATTATTCATGTGGCGCTATAGTTTTATGATGAGTTTTCTAACCACTCTTCGGTTTTTTCTTGTTCAGTTAACAGGCAAATGATACGATTTTTACGATATAAAATATAAAAAGAACTACATGGTATTCTACTTAGGTGGCAATAATAACAATGGGTTAGGTAAATGAGAACAATAATGCAATCAAAAAAGTGGGGGCATTTGGGTTTGGGTATCCTGCTTCTTTCCTCGCAAGCTGCCCACGCAGATATTTCCGGCAAGGTTTTCCGCGACTTCAACTCAAATGGTGTGTTTGATACCGGGGCGAGCTTTAATGAAGTGGGTATGGCGGGTGTTACCGTCAAGGCATTTGCTGCTAGTGATCCTGTTAGCACGCCGACATCAACTGCAACGTCCGGGGTAAATGGTAGCTATACCCTTACGGGGCTGACTGGTGGAGCCAGTTATCGTCTGGAATTCTCCTGGGCAGAAAGTTGGCTTAAACCCGGTGTTGCAAGTGGTACGACGGTGCAGTTTGTGCAGGATGGTATCAGTAACGCAGATATGGCAGTCAATAACCCTGCGCAATACTGTCAGGCTAATCCTGAAGTGGCGACCACCCGCATGATTCCTGATGACAAGGTGGATAAGCCAACGGTGCTGAGTTTTGACTACGATAGTACGGGCGATGATCGTAGTACGCTGACTGAATTGGCACATGGTTCTGATCATATAGGCTCTACCTGGGGTGTGGCTTACCGCCGTGACACCAAAAAACTCTACGTCTCTTCGGTATTGCGTCGTCATACCTCTGAAGGTTCATTGGGTTTTGGGGGTATTTATGAACTGGATGCAAGCAATTCGGCAGCTGCCCCCGTCAACTGGCTATCAATAACAAGTGCCGGTTCCATGACTAATCCGCGGGGTATTCCCGGTGATGGTAGCCCCAGTCATGATGTTGAGGCTTATCAAAAGCTTGGAAAAATGTCTCTGGGTGACATCGATATTTCTGAAGATGGCAAAACCTTGTATGTCATGAACCTGAATACCCGTTCTCTGGTTCCGGTCGATATTGATACCAAACCTGAGTTTTGCATAAACCTTATGCCGTGAGCATGACTTCTTCCATTGCCCATTTCAAGGACGGCTTTTTGGGTTGCCACGTATAGGCAATCAGGCCACAAATCAGATTGACCATGAAGTTGGCGATGCTGCGATGCCGGGTATGCTCAATCTGTGAGATATTTTTCAGTTGGTCGTTGACTGTCTCAATCAGCGCCCGCTTACGCAATAGCAGCTTGTCTTCCAGGGGCAGCAGTTGGTTCTTCATGTTTTTGCGTACCCGTGTGATCAGTTGCAAACCTTGTTCCATCAGGGTTTCAAACAACTTTTTGGAAATGTAGCCCTTGTCACCGAACAGTTTGCCCACCAGTCCGCGCGCCAGTTTGGGGACGGGCGCGCGGTCATCGGTATTGGCGGGTGTTATCTGGAAAGCCAACAACTCCCCCCGGTCGTTGATGACCAGATGCAGTTTGAAACCGTAAAACCAGCCCGTTGAGGTTTTGCCGCGTTTCGCCACCTTTTTGAACACTTTGTGGCTGTGGATACGGCGGTTGTGGCATACCGCAATGGAAGTGGCGTCCACAAAACTGATCCCGGTTTGCTCGCCACGCCGCCCCATCAGGTAAACACACAACGGGATCAAGGCGGTCGGTGTCAGGTAAACAAACCGGGAGTAGCTGACCAGTTCCGGGAAGGCCGAATGCAGCTTGTCCCGCTGGTACAGGTAGTAATGCTTGAAACAGCGGTAGCTGGAGCGGTGGAAATACACCAGGATCGTCATGATTTCACTTAGCGCCAGCTGCTGTGTACGCTGGCGCTGGCGTTCACCGCTGGCCAGTTGGCGGCGGTTCCACTCCGGCACGAACTGCTGGCAAAAATCGTCTATGTCGCAGAATAATTCCAGTAAGCTGTCTTCCATGGCTTCCGTTCCTTTGGCTGTTTGGTGGTGTGGTTATCTCAAACATACCATGGGGACGGAAGCCTGCCCCGCTTAAGCAAAACTCAGGTTACCAAAACTCAGGGAACGCCTATCCCAGTTGGTGATCCAGGTTGTGCTGCTGCCGACGATATACGGCCTTGGGCGGTCAAGGTACAGGACGGTGAAGTCTACGTTGGCGTGGTTTGTTCCAACGAAAGTGTTGGCAGCATTACCTCAGCGTTTAAAGCTTACGTCATGAAACTGTCAGGCAGTAGTTTTACCTCCGTTGCCAGTATGGCGCTTGATTATGAAAAGGATTGGGCAGAATTTGGAGAATACCCAAACGAGGATTCTTGTGAATCCCATCGCGGATGGTTCCCATGGACTTCCGACACGGCTGCATTTACCAGTTTTGCTGGGTGTCGTACTGATTATCCTAATGTAGCGGTTCATCCTCAGCCGATTTTAAGTGACATTGAGTTTGATGTGGACGGTTCCATTATTCTTGGTTTGCTGGATCGTTTTTCTATGCAAACAGGTGCTGGCAATTATGCGCCGGATGCAGCCAATAACGATACTTATGGGGCATCTGCAGGTGGTGATATTCGGCGAATTTGCAACGTTAATGGAGCTTACGTTGCAGAGGGAGGGGCTGGCTGTGCCTTTAATGGTGGGCAGACTCTTAGCCTGAATAATGAGTTTTATGTTGGCGATCATATCCTTTACAGCTGGGATGGTCAGGTTTCCAGTATTGAGTCAGCGAATTCCGAAACATCATTGGGAAGTCTTGCTTTAAAACCGGGTAGTGGTGAAGTGCTCTTGAATGTCTACGACCCGGTCGATGATTTGACGGGCAGTGATACCCGCTGGGGAACCAATGGCACCAAATGGTTGAGCAATACTACCGGTGAAATGCGTGATGTATTTGAAATTATCAGTATATCGGATACAGACTTTGGCAAAGTGTCCGGCTTGGGGGATCTGGAACTGATGTGTGACCAGCCTCCAGTCGAAATCGGCAACCGTATCTGGCGTGATACCGATGAAGATGGCATTCAGGATGCTGATGAAGCGGGTATCGATGGCGTTGAAGTCACGCTGACCTGTGGTGCTGACACGGCTACGGTTACAACAGCCAATGGCGGCCAGTACCTATTCTCCAGTGCCAGCAACGCCA
The sequence above is drawn from the Thiothrix nivea DSM 5205 genome and encodes:
- a CDS encoding SdrD B-like domain-containing protein, which produces MKLSGSSFTSVASMALDYEKDWAEFGEYPNEDSCESHRGWFPWTSDTAAFTSFAGCRTDYPNVAVHPQPILSDIEFDVDGSIILGLLDRFSMQTGAGNYAPDAANNDTYGASAGGDIRRICNVNGAYVAEGGAGCAFNGGQTLSLNNEFYVGDHILYSWDGQVSSIESANSETSLGSLALKPGSGEVLLNVYDPVDDLTGSDTRWGTNGTKWLSNTTGEMRDVFEIISISDTDFGKVSGLGDLELMCDQPPVEIGNRIWRDTDEDGIQDADEAGIDGVEVTLTCGADTATVTTANGGQYLFSSASNATFLESGKTCTIVVASGQTPLDGLAVTTQDADGVTDNNAATDLRDSDANGAGQIVITLDGVGANNHTLDIGYRTAPAASADVSLTKTVQPTASNRGDTVTYTLTVTNAGPDTATGVVVTDKLPAGLMFVSHNGASPGVYDALTGEWNVGTVEVGEANAVTLQITVTVN
- a CDS encoding SdrD B-like domain-containing protein, with product MQSKKWGHLGLGILLLSSQAAHADISGKVFRDFNSNGVFDTGASFNEVGMAGVTVKAFAASDPVSTPTSTATSGVNGSYTLTGLTGGASYRLEFSWAESWLKPGVASGTTVQFVQDGISNADMAVNNPAQYCQANPEVATTRMIPDDKVDKPTVLSFDYDSTGDDRSTLTELAHGSDHIGSTWGVAYRRDTKKLYVSSVLRRHTSEGSLGFGGIYELDASNSAAAPVNWLSITSAGSMTNPRGIPGDGSPSHDVEAYQKLGKMSLGDIDISEDGKTLYVMNLNTRSLVPVDIDTKPEFCINLMP
- a CDS encoding SdrD B-like domain-containing protein, whose protein sequence is MLSDIEFTPEGDMVLGFADRFGHMDGSYAVEPPSAAFSSQELTISGDVLHACKTGDSTWVMEKMISGEAACSTAGKGYDANKQNTIDEYYFEDDMGTIAPGNHADVGDGGLGVVLGSGTIISSVMDPARNAPWNSDGKDPWQSHGLHWYDGMTGAFDKGYVLVDQGQPNDQPVWGKGNGLGDVEVLYPPAPVEIGNRVWLDNDGDGIQDAGEAGIPNVTVKLLSGSGEIASAVTAADGTYYFSNGREPRRPAGFTVLPSCSPMRIIRFVSRQL
- a CDS encoding IS982 family transposase, which produces MEDSLLELFCDIDDFCQQFVPEWNRRQLASGERQRQRTQQLALSEIMTILVYFHRSSYRCFKHYYLYQRDKLHSAFPELVSYSRFVYLTPTALIPLCVYLMGRRGEQTGISFVDATSIAVCHNRRIHSHKVFKKVAKRGKTSTGWFYGFKLHLVINDRGELLAFQITPANTDDRAPVPKLARGLVGKLFGDKGYISKKLFETLMEQGLQLITRVRKNMKNQLLPLEDKLLLRKRALIETVNDQLKNISQIEHTRHRSIANFMVNLICGLIAYTWQPKKPSLKWAMEEVMLTA
- a CDS encoding DUF11 domain-containing protein, with translation MSTNDIPAPGVNNHSFDVGYKSAPVATADLSLSKTVMPTSANRGDTVVYTLTVTNDGPDAATDVKITDKLPVGLTFVSHNGAGPGVYDDGSGVWDVGTVEVGGANAVSLQITATVD